A region of Homo sapiens chromosome 17, GRCh38.p14 Primary Assembly DNA encodes the following proteins:
- the ETV4 gene encoding ETS translocation variant 4 isoform X2 — translation MYLHTEGFSGPSPGDGAMGYGYEKPLRPFPDDVCVVPEKFEGDIKQEGVGAFREGPPYQRRGALQLWQFLVALLDDPTNAHFIAWTGRGMEFKLIEPEEVARLWGIQKNRPAMNYDKLSRSLRYYYEKGIMQKVAGERYVYKFVCEPEALFSLAFPDNQRPALKAEFDRPVSEEDTVPLSHLDESPAYLPELAGPAQPFGPKGGYSY, via the exons ATGTACCTCCACACAGAGGGCTTCTCTGGGCCCTCTCCAGGTGACGGGGCCATGG GCTATGGCTATGAGAAACCTCTGCGACCATTCCCAGATGATGTCTGCGTTGTCCCTGAGAAATTTGAAG GAGACATCAAGCAGGAAGGGGTCGGTGCATTTCGAGAGGGGCCGCCCTACCAGCGCCGGGGTGCCCTGCAGCTGTGGCAATTTCTGGTGGCCTTGCTGGATGACCCAACAAATGCCCATTTCATTGCCTGGACGGGCCGGGGAATGGAGTTCAAGCTCATTGAGCCTGAGGAG GTCGCCAGGCTCTGGGGCATCCAGAAGAACCGGCCAGCCATGAATTACGACAAGCTGAGCCGCTCGCTCCGATACTATTATGAGAAAGGCATCATGCAGAAG GTGGCTGGTGAGCGTTACGTGTACAAGTTTGTGTGTGAGCCCGAGGCCCTCTTCTCTTTGGCCTTCCCGGACAATCAGCGTCCAGCTCTCAAGGCTGAGTTTGACCGGCCTGTCAGTGAGGAGGACACAGTCCCTTTGTCCCACTTGGATGAGAGCCCCGCCTACCTCCCAGAGCTGGCTGGCCCCGCCCAGCCATTTGGCCCCAAGGG
- the ETV4 gene encoding ETS translocation variant 4 isoform X1 translates to MGTSGNIDVTGCASMYLHTEGFSGPSPGDGAMGYGYEKPLRPFPDDVCVVPEKFEGDIKQEGVGAFREGPPYQRRGALQLWQFLVALLDDPTNAHFIAWTGRGMEFKLIEPEEVARLWGIQKNRPAMNYDKLSRSLRYYYEKGIMQKVAGERYVYKFVCEPEALFSLAFPDNQRPALKAEFDRPVSEEDTVPLSHLDESPAYLPELAGPAQPFGPKGGYSY, encoded by the exons ATGGGTACCTCGGGGAACATAG ATGTCACCGGGTGCGCATCAATGTACCTCCACACAGAGGGCTTCTCTGGGCCCTCTCCAGGTGACGGGGCCATGG GCTATGGCTATGAGAAACCTCTGCGACCATTCCCAGATGATGTCTGCGTTGTCCCTGAGAAATTTGAAG GAGACATCAAGCAGGAAGGGGTCGGTGCATTTCGAGAGGGGCCGCCCTACCAGCGCCGGGGTGCCCTGCAGCTGTGGCAATTTCTGGTGGCCTTGCTGGATGACCCAACAAATGCCCATTTCATTGCCTGGACGGGCCGGGGAATGGAGTTCAAGCTCATTGAGCCTGAGGAG GTCGCCAGGCTCTGGGGCATCCAGAAGAACCGGCCAGCCATGAATTACGACAAGCTGAGCCGCTCGCTCCGATACTATTATGAGAAAGGCATCATGCAGAAG GTGGCTGGTGAGCGTTACGTGTACAAGTTTGTGTGTGAGCCCGAGGCCCTCTTCTCTTTGGCCTTCCCGGACAATCAGCGTCCAGCTCTCAAGGCTGAGTTTGACCGGCCTGTCAGTGAGGAGGACACAGTCCCTTTGTCCCACTTGGATGAGAGCCCCGCCTACCTCCCAGAGCTGGCTGGCCCCGCCCAGCCATTTGGCCCCAAGGG